In Molothrus aeneus isolate 106 unplaced genomic scaffold, BPBGC_Maene_1.0 scaffold_34, whole genome shotgun sequence, a single window of DNA contains:
- the LOC136570472 gene encoding olfactory receptor 14A16-like: MSNSSSIRHFLLLALADTRQLQLLHFCLLLGISLAALLGNGLIISAVACGHHLHTPMFFFLLILALSDLGSICTTVPKAMHNSLWDTSTISYSACAAQVFFFAFFIAAEYFLLTVMCYDRYVSICKPLHYGTLLGSRACAHMAAAAWASAFLHALLHTANAFSLPLCHGNALGQFFCEIPHILKLSCSHSTFRKIWISLVGVCLAFGCFVFIVFSYVQIFRAVLRIPSEQGRHKAFSTCLPHLAVVSLFLSTSFFAYLKPPSISSPSLDLGVSILYSLVPPALNPLIYSLRNQKLKAAVRTLMTGQFQKH, encoded by the coding sequence atgtccaacagcagctccatcaggcacttcctcctgctggcattggcagacacgcggcagctgcagctcctgcacttctgcctcttgctgggcatctccctggctgccctcctgggcaacggcctcatcatcagcgccgtagcctgcggccaccacctgcacacgcccatgttcttcttcctgctcatcctggccctcagcgacctgggctccatctgcaccactgtccccaaagccatgcacaattccctctgggacaccagcaccatctcctactcagcatgtgctgcacaggttttcttctttgcctttttcattgcaGCAGAGTATTTCCTCCTGACCGTCATGTGCTACgaccgctacgtgtccatctgcaaacccctgcactacgggaccctcctgggcagcagagcttgtgcccacatggcagcagctgcctgggccagtgcctttctccatgctctgctgcacacagccaatgcattttccctgcccctgtgccatggcaatgccctgggacagttcttctgtgaaatcccacacatcctcaagctctcctgctcacactccaCCTTCAGAAAAATTTGGATTTCATTGGTTGGTGTCTGTTTAGCTTTTggctgttttgtgttcattgttttctcctatgtgcagatcttcagggctgtgctgaggatcccctctgagcagggacggcacaaagccttttccacctgcctccctcacctggccgtGGTCTCCCTCTTCCTCAGCACCTCATTTTTTGCGTACCTGAAGcccccctccatctcctccccatccctggatctgggAGTGTCCATTCTGTACTCgctggtgcctccagccctgaatcccctcatctacagcctgaggaaccagaAGCTCAAGGCTGCAGTGCGGACACTGATGACTGGACAGTTTCAGAAACATTAA